In Rhodopirellula islandica, one DNA window encodes the following:
- a CDS encoding sulfatase-like hydrolase/transferase, producing the protein MSPQPTPPDDARLLWQQLLWATFIGCAVLATTSGHRFVVPSETDASMSGLFIAAWRVFQAFAPVAFLLYLGRWKLSWHRWILASMTLWWVWVLADLLVFHWIGIRLISTDAWNLFSTRVSSLVPYVTLGMLLRLTFSIAGLFAIGWTCHWSVHSLARTFTTRNWQLSIRGATYAWTLGVLMTAIPGLVTWSSTQNSMTSAPSRHALGVTGWFDDPGADARTNEQQVIPVPLFTAADVTRRTRLFRFNVVQETRPLPPDILLVVVESLRPELVHPSVMPNIHSRATQGLWMHRHHSGGNASSLGLFSLVNGLDAIWFYLADVRFSPAMNRLFEQAGYELGFFGGAEDWNAFQMDAFLHSDVYDTFKVEPRDGLASEQRAIESAQMFLSDTGMPEGERHSPRLAVLYLYATHAPFLVDSQHVRDLPSAGTDYPLPFGPDSRTAVWNRYRNSARTLDAMIAPLLQDPNRLVAIVGDHGESFLDDGTIGHGTRLSSAQVRTPAIVFGPDVVQREIRFNTSHADLLPTLISLAGIRVSDPDSFDGVDLSAESPRPRILAIADYLRPQALLIDSTMIDSEIFGLQCELALRPPEVQILGLKDARGHSLASPSRFPSSRVLHDYLQQAFGESRQ; encoded by the coding sequence ATGTCTCCCCAACCAACACCTCCAGACGACGCTCGCTTACTTTGGCAACAATTGCTGTGGGCGACCTTCATTGGGTGCGCCGTGCTGGCGACAACAAGTGGGCATCGATTTGTTGTTCCGAGCGAGACAGACGCCTCCATGTCGGGGCTTTTCATCGCGGCATGGCGAGTCTTTCAAGCTTTTGCTCCGGTCGCATTTCTGCTGTATCTCGGTCGTTGGAAGTTGTCGTGGCATCGATGGATCTTGGCCTCGATGACATTGTGGTGGGTGTGGGTCTTGGCTGACCTGTTGGTCTTTCATTGGATTGGAATCCGTTTGATTTCCACCGATGCATGGAATCTGTTTTCCACGCGAGTGTCAAGTCTGGTGCCTTATGTCACCCTTGGAATGCTGCTTCGATTGACATTCTCGATTGCCGGATTGTTTGCGATTGGATGGACCTGCCACTGGTCGGTGCATTCCTTGGCTCGAACCTTCACGACCCGAAATTGGCAACTGAGCATTCGTGGAGCAACCTATGCGTGGACGCTTGGTGTCCTGATGACGGCGATCCCAGGATTGGTCACTTGGTCGTCGACTCAAAACAGCATGACAAGCGCCCCCTCACGCCATGCCTTGGGAGTCACCGGTTGGTTCGATGACCCTGGTGCTGATGCGCGGACGAACGAACAACAGGTCATCCCAGTTCCTTTGTTCACAGCAGCGGATGTCACGCGACGCACCCGCCTGTTTCGCTTCAATGTGGTGCAAGAAACCCGACCGCTGCCGCCCGACATCCTGCTCGTCGTGGTCGAATCGCTGCGACCCGAACTGGTTCATCCGTCGGTCATGCCCAACATTCATTCGCGAGCCACGCAGGGACTGTGGATGCACCGCCATCATTCCGGTGGCAACGCCAGTTCTCTGGGGCTGTTTTCTTTGGTCAACGGCCTGGATGCGATCTGGTTCTATCTCGCGGACGTTCGTTTCTCTCCCGCAATGAATCGTTTGTTTGAGCAAGCGGGTTACGAACTGGGATTCTTCGGCGGCGCCGAAGACTGGAACGCCTTTCAAATGGATGCGTTCCTCCATTCGGATGTCTACGACACCTTCAAGGTTGAACCGCGGGACGGTTTGGCCTCGGAGCAACGTGCCATTGAGTCAGCTCAGATGTTTCTGTCTGACACTGGAATGCCAGAGGGCGAACGACACTCGCCTCGTCTCGCGGTGCTGTACCTCTACGCCACACACGCACCGTTCCTGGTTGACTCCCAACACGTGCGAGACCTCCCTTCGGCGGGCACGGACTATCCCTTGCCGTTTGGCCCCGATTCGCGAACAGCGGTTTGGAATCGCTATCGAAACTCAGCCAGAACGCTGGATGCCATGATTGCCCCGTTGTTGCAAGATCCAAACCGACTCGTTGCGATCGTGGGCGACCACGGCGAATCCTTTCTCGATGACGGAACCATCGGCCACGGAACTCGTCTCTCATCCGCACAAGTTCGAACTCCCGCCATCGTTTTCGGGCCAGACGTCGTCCAGCGAGAAATTCGCTTCAACACCAGTCACGCGGATCTGTTGCCCACACTGATCTCCCTCGCCGGAATTCGGGTCAGCGATCCCGATTCCTTCGATGGTGTTGATCTGTCAGCGGAATCTCCTCGTCCCCGAATCCTCGCCATCGCGGACTACTTGAGACCGCAAGCATTGCTGATTGACTCAACGATGATCGATTCCGAGATTTTCGGGTTGCAGTGCGAACTGGCCCTGCGGCCGCCTGAGGTTCAAATTCTGGGGCTGAAGGATGCGCGAGGACATTCACTCGCCTCGCCGAGTCGCTTTCCATCGTCACGCGTCCTCCATGACTATCTCCAGCAGGCGTTTGGCGAGTCCAGGCAATAG
- a CDS encoding glycosyltransferase family 2 protein, giving the protein MNESNSPSPPKISVLLPVFNAKKTVGETIDSILGQTEANFEFLILDDGSTDGSCDVALQAAQNDSRVQLIRQSNAGMAVSLNRLIDQSRGQYLARIDADDVAEPTRFATQVAYLDAHPDCVLVGSAVLNIDGEGDPYGVTILPADHDAIETRLLSGAGGVMHPSTMLRREAVIQTGGFALNYPVAEDQDLWLRLARIGRLANLPEPLTRYRVHPQNMSFVRQTDGADALDRLLAKAHADRGLPYTPSTNQASAETVCSAWDRQRTWAWTAVQEGYLLTARKHARRLTRQRPLDARAWKLLAASHFPRLFALLRSKSS; this is encoded by the coding sequence ATGAATGAATCCAACTCACCTTCGCCACCCAAAATTTCAGTTCTGCTACCGGTCTTCAATGCGAAGAAGACTGTGGGCGAAACGATTGACAGCATTTTGGGTCAGACCGAAGCCAACTTTGAGTTCCTCATCCTCGATGATGGATCGACCGACGGATCTTGCGACGTTGCACTTCAAGCCGCCCAGAACGACAGTCGAGTGCAACTGATCCGGCAGAGCAACGCGGGCATGGCGGTCTCACTGAACCGCTTGATCGACCAATCACGTGGACAATACTTGGCCCGAATTGACGCTGACGATGTTGCCGAACCCACTCGATTCGCAACGCAGGTCGCTTACCTCGACGCTCATCCCGATTGCGTGTTGGTTGGTTCCGCCGTTTTAAACATCGACGGCGAAGGTGATCCCTATGGTGTGACCATCCTGCCCGCCGATCACGACGCGATTGAGACAAGGTTGCTTTCGGGTGCCGGTGGCGTCATGCATCCGTCCACCATGCTTCGTCGTGAGGCAGTCATCCAGACCGGCGGCTTCGCTTTGAATTACCCCGTCGCGGAAGACCAAGATCTCTGGCTACGCCTCGCTCGAATCGGCCGCCTTGCGAACCTGCCTGAACCGCTCACCCGTTACCGAGTTCACCCTCAAAACATGTCGTTTGTTCGGCAGACCGACGGAGCGGATGCACTGGACCGGCTGCTCGCGAAAGCTCATGCAGATCGTGGGTTGCCGTACACCCCGTCCACCAATCAAGCGTCCGCGGAGACAGTGTGCTCAGCCTGGGACCGGCAACGCACCTGGGCCTGGACGGCGGTTCAAGAAGGCTACCTGTTGACCGCCCGCAAACACGCTCGACGTCTGACACGTCAAAGGCCCCTGGACGCGCGCGCGTGGAAACTTTTGGCTGCTTCTCACTTCCCTCGATTGTTCGCATTGCTTCGATCTAAATCGAGCTAA
- a CDS encoding lipopolysaccharide biosynthesis protein — protein sequence MSSSEPPPRRSWPRRTLNRLEVDRATFYAVATRYWQFLSGPITLWLVVKYFSPEMQGFYVTFWSVIGLQMFFELAFPQTIVTMTSHLWSKLDLDEDRRLIGDEDSISRLTHLMRISTAMQVGLAVSFGLLAGLFGLWFFADDVAADQLVWRAPWLTLVGLSSCAFALIPFLAVLEGCDQVREIHKLNLVRGIAGSLAVWIAIPLGAALWIPALATAVRLICELGWLLGRYPRFFATFARRPTGASIAWRKEIWPFQSKLMLKGLFNYFNADVMLPVLFRYQDSVVAGQFGLTWNILQSLRGACSSWVRTRTPRFGVLIAERNYQELDRIYFRVGKVAATLMALLGACFLSGVIGLDLIDFRYAHRFLPALPTALLIIGLWAALIIEFQWIYLHAHGKSPYLAISLAGCITSGLVIWGMGIQFGAVGVSAAFLLMHAIVYLPLSTLGWIHLRRDWHRNE from the coding sequence ATGAGTTCGAGTGAACCGCCACCACGACGATCCTGGCCTCGTCGCACATTGAACCGTTTGGAAGTCGACCGCGCCACGTTCTACGCCGTCGCGACTCGTTACTGGCAGTTTCTTTCCGGCCCGATCACCCTTTGGCTGGTGGTCAAATACTTCTCGCCGGAGATGCAGGGGTTCTACGTGACCTTCTGGTCCGTGATCGGACTGCAGATGTTCTTTGAACTGGCGTTCCCACAAACGATCGTCACGATGACGAGTCACCTCTGGAGCAAGCTTGATCTCGATGAAGATCGACGGTTGATTGGCGACGAGGATTCGATCTCGCGATTGACGCATCTGATGCGCATCTCGACCGCCATGCAGGTTGGACTCGCCGTCTCCTTTGGATTGCTGGCAGGTCTCTTTGGGCTGTGGTTCTTTGCCGACGACGTGGCAGCGGACCAATTGGTTTGGCGTGCACCCTGGTTGACGTTGGTTGGCCTGTCTTCCTGCGCCTTCGCGCTGATCCCGTTTCTCGCGGTGTTGGAAGGATGCGACCAAGTCCGCGAGATTCACAAGCTCAACCTGGTACGAGGCATCGCGGGCAGCCTCGCCGTTTGGATCGCCATTCCGCTGGGGGCGGCTCTTTGGATCCCGGCGTTGGCAACCGCCGTTCGTTTGATTTGTGAACTCGGCTGGTTGCTTGGCAGGTACCCAAGATTCTTTGCGACGTTTGCCCGCCGCCCCACAGGTGCATCCATCGCTTGGCGAAAAGAAATCTGGCCCTTTCAGTCCAAACTCATGCTGAAAGGTCTTTTCAATTACTTCAATGCCGATGTCATGCTCCCGGTGTTGTTCCGATACCAAGATTCAGTGGTGGCGGGTCAATTCGGATTGACCTGGAACATCCTGCAGTCGCTGCGTGGTGCGTGCTCCTCGTGGGTCCGGACTCGCACACCTCGGTTTGGTGTCTTGATCGCCGAGCGGAACTACCAAGAACTGGACCGGATCTACTTCCGAGTGGGCAAAGTCGCCGCGACTCTGATGGCGTTGCTTGGCGCCTGCTTTTTGAGCGGCGTGATCGGGCTGGATCTGATTGACTTTCGATATGCGCATCGTTTCTTGCCGGCCTTGCCGACCGCATTGTTGATCATCGGACTGTGGGCTGCATTGATCATCGAATTCCAATGGATTTACCTGCACGCTCATGGAAAATCACCGTACCTTGCGATCAGCTTGGCTGGCTGCATCACGAGCGGTTTGGTGATTTGGGGGATGGGAATTCAGTTTGGAGCCGTCGGCGTCAGTGCGGCCTTCCTACTGATGCACGCGATCGTTTACCTGCCGCTTTCCACCCTGGGTTGGATCCATCTGCGCCGAGATTGGCATCGCAATGAATGA
- a CDS encoding DUF11 domain-containing protein produces MRFPSRKPRTDSRSTIGMHRGRRRLLLESLENRRLLAVASDLVTIQGQVTDSFLGGNFEDVALDLFRDDGDGVFEPDTDDVEVNMAMADPSGNYQFTGVTAGSYFVFQPAQTVNGRSLQQQTSPLITVTTTQVAGQSFQTIDSFQTTQSVEDTVTDGTPVTSTQAAAEAIGGSRDLLVDKTQGGTGDIGTVAIGVNQAVSPNLLSFDANGFADGSRLVIWDGAGDDAATVDDDGLGAIDLTSGGSATGLRFVIGSVTSGTALIRLYSDDGIAGSRTLVSQATLTIPALPTQPTSVEYIPFTDFQTISGSGADLTQIGAIELEVSGGPDYDAIADLLGTVGPTIIVQNIDNAGEADLELTKTLITTEPTLNENVVFDVVVTNNGPDPATGIVVTDRIPAGIINTTGTTSTGTFTPGTGLWTIPSLAVGATATLRLTGQLDSLDPQTNVAEITAAEQLDADSPRDNNVLADDDQDAATVTATRVDLQLSKAVSDSQPNVDDEITFTLTLQNSSLDTATDATLSTATGIVVEDRLPAGLTLVGNTPSAGTSFNTSTNRWSISSLDVGGLATLELVARVDQAGDFTNVAEVLAVTQTDRDSTPGNDLIDEDDQDEVLLQTPVADLSLTKTVSNETPTVGENVTFTITVDNEGPNDATGVQVQDRLPAGLTYVSDVTSSGTYDSDTGLWTVGDVTAPNPGNPIPAMPTLQIIARVDSLGIKTNSATITASDQSDPDSTPGAGASTEDDTDSATLTPNAIDLQLTKTVTPARPEPGDTITYTITLSNAETSVAIPITTATNIQVTDLLPSGLIFQDAQVTDGTHVDATGTWTVDSLAAGASETLTLTAILDPGRSDLFASITNTAEITQAAQFDPDSTPDNQDATEDDQASSAVTPAQADLSLTKSVDNTNADVGENVTFTITARHDSGDPSGQFIVLDSLPAGLQYVESTASIGTYDENTGRWTVPELDADSGTAAPSFATLEIVATTLSRGTLTNTAEIIQATLPDPDSTPGNGLIDEDDQAAVSLQAEQIDLELFKTVDNLTPRLGEAIQYEIVIRNEGLDTATGVIVEENLPIGLTFIDATPTTGSFNSSNGRWTVGELAPSGTATLIVNARVNNNVTSDSPTITNRTEVIAAGQIDSDSTPDNNEPAEDDQASVTARVEFIDLSLEKTVDNPSPNVGDRVAFTITLTNDGETATTRDTATNIVVRDLLPAGMTYESNSLSDGTYDSDTGEWTIDSLADDATATLTLFAIVDQVGTQTNTAEVASVDQDDIDSTPDNNVAAEDDQASASITTPVIDLSLTQTASPERPAINGEVTFTLTLRNDGPDDATGIVVRDSLPDGYTFTSSSPAGAFNAATGLWTIGDLASGEETTLELTGTIGDVETLENRAEVIAAEQADQDSVPDSGLDDGEDDTATAMVTLASADLSLTKTVDNASPNFGDAVTFTITVRNSGPDPATGIRVRDFLPAGMDLTDQTTSDGTYSPVTEIWMIDELTSGQTATLTLTANVDSESLQTNVAEIMASDQRDPDSTPGNGDVDPAEDDRASVDVQAQLIDLALSKTVDGTRFDLDDPVEFELTVSNTGPTTATNVEVADSLPAGLIFVSSSTANGGYNPQSGTWSIPSIPSNESVTLTLNASVNRDAITDDLLRDGITNFAEVASADQPDRNSVFGNGDVNEDDADSAILMIARADLSLTKSVDISDPNRGDTVQYLVTITNANNDPATNVVIRDILPGSLNFQDATPTQGTFNAGTGLWTLTRLEPNQSATLQINAIVEQSGSVTNVAEIIQSDQIDPDSIPGNASADEDDLASVQITPQVVDVSVTATVDNLEPEVDDIITITLTAANADGVSDATGVVIESLLPDGLTLVPPVSPQQGTYDPATGLWNIGPLASGASVQLVLTARVDTRGLKTLNAEVTQTDQFDVDSVPGNGDPDEDDQVALEIRAPRVLSKRLFLSR; encoded by the coding sequence ATGAGATTCCCCAGTCGCAAACCACGGACAGATTCCCGTTCCACCATTGGAATGCACCGAGGCCGGCGTCGATTGTTGTTGGAATCCCTTGAAAATCGGCGGTTGTTGGCGGTGGCGTCTGACTTGGTGACGATCCAGGGGCAGGTCACGGACAGCTTCCTTGGGGGCAACTTTGAAGACGTCGCCTTGGATCTGTTCCGCGATGATGGCGATGGGGTGTTCGAACCCGACACGGACGACGTCGAAGTCAACATGGCCATGGCAGATCCCAGTGGGAACTACCAATTCACGGGCGTGACCGCGGGTTCCTACTTTGTCTTCCAGCCCGCTCAGACCGTCAACGGTCGCTCGCTGCAGCAGCAAACTTCGCCGTTGATCACGGTGACCACCACGCAAGTGGCCGGGCAATCTTTCCAAACCATCGACTCCTTCCAAACCACTCAAAGCGTGGAAGACACGGTCACCGATGGGACTCCGGTCACGTCCACGCAAGCCGCGGCCGAAGCCATCGGCGGCTCACGTGATTTGTTGGTCGACAAAACCCAAGGTGGCACAGGCGACATTGGCACAGTGGCCATTGGCGTCAACCAAGCCGTCTCCCCGAACTTGCTCAGCTTCGATGCCAACGGGTTCGCCGACGGAAGCCGCTTGGTCATCTGGGACGGGGCCGGGGACGACGCTGCAACCGTCGACGACGACGGCTTGGGTGCCATCGATCTCACCAGCGGTGGTTCCGCGACGGGCCTGCGATTTGTCATCGGCTCGGTGACCAGTGGCACGGCGCTGATCCGACTTTACAGCGACGATGGCATCGCGGGCAGTCGAACCCTGGTCAGCCAAGCCACGCTGACCATTCCCGCCCTGCCAACGCAGCCCACTTCGGTGGAGTACATCCCGTTCACCGACTTCCAAACCATCAGCGGAAGTGGCGCCGACCTGACCCAAATCGGTGCGATCGAACTCGAAGTCAGTGGCGGCCCCGACTACGACGCGATCGCCGACCTGCTCGGCACCGTCGGCCCCACCATCATCGTCCAGAACATCGACAACGCTGGCGAAGCGGACTTGGAATTGACCAAGACCCTGATCACCACGGAACCCACGTTGAACGAGAACGTCGTGTTCGATGTGGTGGTCACCAACAACGGCCCCGATCCCGCAACGGGCATCGTTGTGACGGACCGCATCCCCGCGGGAATCATCAACACCACCGGAACAACCTCCACAGGAACCTTCACGCCCGGCACGGGACTTTGGACCATCCCAAGTCTCGCCGTCGGCGCGACGGCCACGCTGCGACTGACCGGGCAACTGGACAGCCTGGATCCGCAAACCAACGTGGCGGAAATCACAGCGGCCGAACAACTCGACGCGGACAGTCCCCGCGACAACAACGTGCTGGCTGACGACGATCAAGACGCCGCGACCGTGACCGCGACGCGAGTTGATTTGCAGTTATCCAAAGCGGTTTCCGATAGCCAACCCAACGTCGACGACGAGATCACGTTCACGCTGACGTTGCAAAACTCATCGCTCGACACGGCCACCGACGCGACGCTCAGCACCGCCACAGGGATTGTGGTGGAAGACCGCTTGCCCGCGGGATTGACGCTGGTTGGCAACACGCCCAGCGCCGGCACTTCGTTCAACACGTCAACGAACCGTTGGTCGATCTCATCGCTCGACGTCGGCGGACTGGCAACATTGGAACTGGTCGCTCGCGTTGACCAAGCCGGTGACTTCACCAACGTGGCGGAAGTCCTGGCGGTCACCCAAACGGATCGCGACAGCACTCCAGGCAATGACTTGATCGATGAAGATGACCAGGATGAAGTCCTCCTCCAAACTCCGGTCGCCGACCTTTCGCTGACGAAGACCGTCTCCAACGAAACACCTACGGTCGGCGAGAACGTCACCTTCACAATCACGGTCGACAACGAGGGTCCCAACGACGCAACGGGGGTTCAAGTTCAAGATCGCCTGCCAGCCGGATTGACTTACGTCAGCGATGTGACCTCGTCTGGAACTTACGATTCAGACACGGGACTTTGGACGGTCGGCGATGTGACCGCTCCCAACCCAGGCAACCCAATCCCGGCCATGCCAACTCTGCAGATCATCGCACGTGTCGACAGTCTCGGGATCAAGACCAACTCGGCCACCATCACGGCGTCAGACCAGAGCGACCCTGACAGCACTCCTGGTGCAGGTGCTTCCACCGAGGACGACACCGACTCGGCGACACTGACCCCCAATGCGATCGACTTGCAATTGACCAAGACGGTCACACCGGCCCGCCCAGAGCCCGGCGACACAATCACCTACACGATCACGTTGTCCAACGCCGAAACCAGCGTTGCGATTCCGATCACAACAGCGACCAACATCCAAGTCACCGACCTGCTTCCAAGCGGACTGATTTTCCAGGACGCCCAAGTCACCGACGGCACTCATGTCGACGCCACGGGAACATGGACGGTCGATTCGCTGGCGGCCGGAGCAAGCGAGACGTTGACCCTGACCGCGATTTTAGATCCCGGTCGCAGCGATCTGTTCGCGTCCATCACCAACACGGCCGAGATCACGCAGGCGGCCCAGTTCGATCCTGACAGCACGCCTGACAACCAAGACGCGACCGAAGACGATCAAGCGTCCAGCGCCGTCACTCCCGCACAAGCCGATTTGTCACTCACCAAATCAGTCGACAACACCAACGCTGACGTTGGCGAAAACGTGACCTTCACGATCACAGCTCGCCACGACAGCGGAGATCCCTCGGGGCAGTTCATCGTCCTGGACTCGCTGCCTGCCGGGCTGCAATACGTCGAATCCACCGCCTCCATCGGCACCTACGACGAGAACACCGGTCGCTGGACGGTCCCCGAGCTGGACGCTGACTCCGGAACCGCCGCCCCGTCGTTTGCCACCCTCGAAATCGTCGCCACAACGCTTTCCCGGGGCACACTGACGAACACTGCGGAAATCATCCAAGCCACACTTCCGGATCCAGACAGCACCCCGGGCAACGGATTGATCGACGAAGACGACCAAGCCGCAGTGAGCCTACAAGCCGAACAAATCGATTTAGAACTGTTCAAAACCGTCGACAATCTCACACCACGCTTGGGCGAAGCCATTCAGTACGAAATCGTCATTCGCAACGAGGGCTTGGACACCGCCACCGGAGTCATCGTCGAAGAGAACTTGCCGATCGGCCTGACGTTCATCGATGCCACACCGACAACGGGCAGCTTCAACTCATCCAACGGTCGTTGGACAGTCGGCGAATTGGCCCCCTCCGGAACGGCGACGCTGATCGTCAACGCTCGCGTCAACAACAATGTCACGTCGGACTCACCGACGATCACCAACCGCACCGAAGTCATTGCGGCGGGGCAGATCGATTCGGACAGCACGCCGGACAACAACGAACCGGCCGAAGACGACCAAGCCAGCGTGACCGCTCGCGTCGAGTTCATTGATCTGTCGTTGGAAAAGACCGTCGACAACCCGTCCCCCAACGTCGGCGACCGCGTTGCCTTCACGATCACGTTGACCAATGATGGCGAGACCGCCACCACGCGAGACACAGCAACCAACATCGTGGTCCGCGACTTGCTTCCCGCGGGAATGACTTACGAATCCAATTCTCTCAGCGACGGCACCTACGATTCCGACACGGGCGAGTGGACCATCGACTCCTTGGCCGATGACGCGACTGCGACGTTGACCCTGTTTGCAATCGTCGACCAAGTTGGAACACAAACCAACACCGCTGAGGTCGCTTCCGTCGATCAAGACGACATCGATTCCACGCCCGACAACAACGTCGCGGCGGAAGACGACCAAGCCAGTGCGAGCATCACCACGCCGGTCATCGATCTCTCGCTCACACAGACCGCTTCCCCCGAACGTCCCGCCATCAACGGCGAAGTCACCTTCACGCTGACGCTTCGCAACGATGGGCCCGACGATGCCACCGGAATCGTCGTTCGCGACTCGCTTCCCGATGGATACACCTTCACATCCTCGTCGCCCGCCGGTGCATTCAATGCAGCGACCGGACTTTGGACGATTGGTGATTTGGCATCCGGCGAAGAAACCACGCTGGAGCTGACTGGCACCATCGGCGACGTGGAAACACTCGAAAACCGAGCCGAAGTGATCGCTGCCGAGCAAGCCGACCAAGACAGCGTTCCTGACAGTGGATTGGATGACGGCGAAGACGACACCGCCACCGCCATGGTGACCCTTGCGAGCGCCGACCTTTCGCTGACCAAGACCGTCGACAATGCCTCGCCCAACTTTGGCGACGCGGTCACCTTCACGATCACCGTTCGCAACAGCGGCCCCGACCCAGCGACCGGAATTCGCGTCCGTGACTTCTTGCCCGCCGGAATGGACCTCACCGACCAAACCACTTCCGACGGCACCTACTCGCCGGTCACCGAGATTTGGATGATCGATGAGCTCACATCTGGTCAAACCGCCACGCTGACACTGACCGCAAACGTCGACTCCGAATCGTTGCAAACCAACGTGGCGGAGATCATGGCCAGCGACCAACGCGACCCAGACAGCACGCCGGGCAATGGCGACGTCGATCCAGCCGAGGACGACCGAGCCTCGGTGGACGTCCAAGCCCAGCTGATCGATCTGGCGCTCAGCAAGACGGTGGACGGCACCCGTTTCGACTTGGACGACCCGGTCGAATTTGAATTGACCGTTTCGAACACGGGACCAACGACAGCCACCAATGTCGAAGTCGCCGACTCATTGCCCGCCGGGCTGATCTTTGTCTCTTCGTCGACCGCCAACGGAGGCTACAACCCTCAGTCGGGCACTTGGTCGATCCCGAGCATCCCCAGCAACGAATCGGTCACGCTGACGCTGAACGCATCGGTCAATCGAGACGCGATCACGGACGACCTCCTTCGTGACGGCATCACCAACTTTGCCGAAGTCGCCTCGGCCGACCAACCTGATCGCAACAGCGTGTTTGGAAACGGCGACGTCAACGAAGACGATGCCGACTCCGCGATCCTGATGATCGCACGTGCGGACCTGTCGTTGACCAAGTCCGTCGACATCTCGGATCCCAATCGCGGCGACACAGTCCAGTACTTGGTGACCATCACCAACGCCAACAACGATCCTGCGACCAACGTCGTGATCCGGGACATTTTGCCCGGTTCGCTGAACTTCCAAGACGCGACGCCAACCCAAGGCACCTTCAACGCTGGAACAGGTCTTTGGACCTTGACTCGCTTGGAACCCAATCAATCCGCGACGTTGCAAATCAACGCCATCGTTGAGCAGTCTGGATCGGTGACCAACGTGGCCGAAATCATCCAGTCGGATCAAATCGACCCGGACAGCATTCCAGGCAACGCGAGTGCCGACGAAGATGACCTGGCTTCGGTCCAGATCACACCTCAAGTGGTCGACGTCAGCGTCACCGCGACGGTGGACAACTTGGAACCCGAAGTCGATGACATCATCACGATCACCTTGACCGCCGCCAATGCCGACGGTGTTTCGGATGCCACCGGCGTCGTCATCG
- a CDS encoding FkbM family methyltransferase has translation MPPRPGKESSGFARLLPGKIWRLLGRCLVPNTLHHHLQWRADRLGQKLSLGEKIRLRFRLLIEPQPLTWLTWHELTHPVAIRIGTSDEYVFEQIFFDLEYKIDVPTPNTLLDAGANIGLASVWFANQFPKANIVAIEPDPSNFRVLEQNAAAYPQIHCLQVGLWHRNAMLERISEDAQPWAYRYQETAPVAETDSSAIESVGLDEVVNQYFDGKIDLLKMDIEGAEKEVLAVGGQWADRVQTAMIECHDRWVPGCEKAMAERFPPDEFDARQNGENTVFVRQVKSHPPADSGNQTFS, from the coding sequence GTGCCCCCTCGACCAGGCAAGGAATCAAGCGGATTCGCACGCCTTCTACCAGGCAAAATCTGGCGTTTGCTTGGTCGATGCTTGGTTCCCAACACCCTGCATCACCACCTCCAGTGGCGGGCCGACCGCCTGGGCCAGAAACTCTCGCTCGGGGAGAAAATCCGATTGCGATTTCGGCTTTTGATCGAGCCCCAGCCTCTGACATGGCTCACCTGGCATGAGCTGACTCACCCGGTGGCGATTCGCATCGGAACGTCGGACGAATACGTCTTTGAGCAGATTTTCTTTGATCTGGAGTACAAAATCGACGTTCCCACGCCGAACACGCTCCTCGATGCGGGTGCCAACATCGGCCTGGCGTCCGTCTGGTTCGCGAACCAATTCCCCAAAGCAAACATCGTTGCGATCGAACCCGACCCTTCCAACTTTCGCGTGTTGGAACAAAACGCAGCGGCCTATCCACAAATCCATTGTCTGCAGGTTGGTTTGTGGCATCGAAATGCGATGCTGGAACGAATCTCCGAGGACGCGCAGCCATGGGCATACCGGTATCAAGAAACCGCCCCAGTCGCTGAGACAGATTCATCCGCGATCGAATCGGTTGGGTTGGACGAGGTCGTGAACCAGTACTTCGACGGGAAAATCGACCTTCTCAAAATGGACATCGAAGGCGCAGAAAAAGAGGTCTTGGCCGTCGGCGGGCAGTGGGCTGATCGAGTGCAGACTGCCATGATCGAGTGCCATGATCGCTGGGTCCCCGGTTGCGAAAAGGCAATGGCCGAACGCTTCCCACCCGACGAATTTGACGCCCGACAAAATGGCGAGAACACCGTGTTCGTTCGCCAAGTGAAATCCCATCCCCCCGCAGACTCAGGGAACCAAACGTTCTCATGA